Sequence from the Corallococcus sp. EGB genome:
GCCATCATCCCCACGTCCCAGGCCATCCTCTTCGCCCGCTACCCGCGCGAGGAGCACGGCATGGCGGGTGCCCTCTTCGGCCTGGGCGCCGTGACGGGCCCGCTGCTGGGGCCCACCGTGGGTGGCCTGCTCATCGAGGCGGCCAGCTGGCACTGGATCTTCCTCATCAACGTGCCCGTGGGCCTCTTCGCCGCGTACATGGCGTGGCGCTACATCGAGCAGCCCCACTTCGAGCCGTCCATGGAGAAGGTGGACCGCAACGGCATCGCGCTGCTCGCCGTGGGCATGGCCTGTCTCCAGTACGTGCTGGAGGAGGGCAACCGCGAGGACTGGTTCGACAGCAGGCTCATCACGCTGCTGGCGGTCATCGCGGCCATCGCGCTCATCACCTTCGTCGTCCACGAATTGGAGACACCCAGTCCCGTGGTGGACCTGCGCGTGTTCGGCAACCGCAGCTACTCCGCGGCCACGGGGGTGAACTTCCTCGTGGGCACGGCGCTGTTCTCCGGCTCGTTCCTCTTCAGCCTCTTCTGCGGCTCGGTGATGCGCTACGAGGCGTTGGACATCGGGCTCATCTTCCTCAAGGGCAGCGCCATCCAGGTCATCCTGATGCCGCTCATCGGCAAGTTCGGCGGCAAGGTGGATGGGCGCTACCTCGTCGCCTTCGGCGTGCTGGGCGTGAGCCTGTCGCTGTGGACCAACGGGCACCTGGCCACGCGCGTGGATGAAATCACCCTCATCACGCCGGTGTTCATCCGCGCCTGTTCGCTGGGTTTCATCTTCGTGCCGCTGTCGGTGATGGCGCTCAGCAACCTGCGTCCGGAGCAGCGCGGCAACGCGGCGGGCCTCTTCAACCTCACCCGCGAGCTGGGCGGCTCCATTGGCACGGCGTGGATGAGCAGCGCGCTCAGCCGCTCCACCCAGGCCAACGTCACCGCCGTCACGTCGCACGTGGACGTCTACGGGCAGGTGGCCCAGGAGCAGGTGGCCCAGCTGACGGGCGCCATGGCCGCGAAGGGCGTGCTCAATCCCACGGGCGCCGCCTACGGCCTGTTGAGTCAGCGCATCAGCGCCCAGGCGCTGGTGCGGGCCTTCAACGCGAACTTCCTCATCCTCGCGCTGCTGTTCGTCTGCGCCCTCGTCCTGGTGGCCATGCTCCAGAAGGCGGATCCCAAGGTGAAGGTGGAAGGCGCGCACTAGGAAGCACGGCTTTCCGGAAACGACAAAGCGCGGGTCCCCGAGGCACTGGGGGCTCGCGCTTCTTCGTTTCAGGAGGGCACGGGGACGACGCCCGCCGCGTCAGGCCAGGAGCGAGGCCGCCAGCGCCAGCATGACCAGCCCGATGACGCCATCCAGGAGCCTCCAGGCGAGGGGCCGCGCGAAGAGGGGCGCGAGATACCGGGCGCCGAAGCCCAGGCCGCTGAACCACGCGCAGCTGGCGGCCATGGCTCCGGCACCGAAGAGCGGCGCGCCGTGGCCTCCTTCCCGCGCCGCGACGGAGCCCAGGAGCACGACAGTGTCCAGGTACACATGGGGATTGAGGAACGTGAGCGCCAGCGCCGTGCGCAGCGTGCGCCCCGAGCCCGCCTCCCGCCCGCCCGCGGCCTCCAGCGCCGCGCGGTCAGGGCGGAGCGCACGGAGGAGCGACGTCACCCCGAACCAGGCCAGGTAGGCGGCGCCGCACCACTTCGTCACCAGGACGAGCCACGGGAGCTTCACGATGAGCTGCCCCATGCCCGCGACGCCCGCGGCGATGAGGAGCACGTCCCCGGCCACGCACACGCCCACGACCAGGGGGACGTGCGCGCGCAGCAGCCCCTGTCTCAGGACGAAGGCGTTCTGGGCTCCGATGGCCACGATGAGTGAGGCGCCCAGTCCGGCCCCTCGCAGAAGCGGTGACAGCTCCATGACGACCCTCCGGGTGCCGCGCGCTTCGCGGCCCCACTCGGCAAGGTGCCCGCCCGCAGGTATGAAGTGGAGCTAAACCTCCTGAACCGGATGAAGGAACGCTAAACCATGCTCGATTACCCGCTGCTGGAGGCGCTGGCGGCCGTCGTGCGTGAAGGCTCCTTCGAGCGCGCCGCCCGGGTCCTCCATGTCACGCCATCGGCGGTCTCCCAACGCGTCAAGCTCCTGGAGGAGCGCCTGGGCCAGACGCTGGTCGTGCGGGCGCAGCCCTGCCGCCCCACGGCGACGGGGGCGGTGCTCTGCGGGCACGCGGAGCAGGTCGCGCTGCTGGAGCACGAACTGCGCACCCGCCTCCCGGAGGTGGGGACGTCCCCGGGCCCGCGCCCGACGCTGCGGCTGGCGGCCAACGCGGACAGCGTCGCGACCTGGCTCGTGCGCGCGCTGGCGGGCTTCACCTCTCGGCACGCCGTGCTCTTCAATCTGGCCGTGGACGATGAAAGCCACACGGTCGAGCTGCTGCGGTCGGGCTCGGTGCTCGGCGCGGTGACGTCACAGGCCGAGCCCGTCCAGGGGTGCCGCTCGACGCGCCTGGGCGCGATGCGGTACCTGGCGACCTGCTCCCCCGACTTCCACCGGCGCCACTTCTCCTCGGGCGTGACGGGGGCGGCCCTTGCCGGCGCGCCGTGCCTGCGCTTCGACACCAAGGACGCGCTCCAGCGGACCTTCCTGCGCCGGCTGACACGCGCGCGCGTCGAGCCGCCGACGCACTGGGTGCCCAGCCCGCATGGCTTCGTGGACGCCTGTCTCGCGGGGATGGGCTGGGGGATGAACCCCGAGCCCCTCATCCGCGAGGAGCTGCGTGCCGGGAGGCTCGTGGAGCTCGTGGCCGGCCGGCACCTGGACGTGGTGTTGTACTGGCAGCAGGGGCGACTGGCGTCCCCGCTCGCGGAGGAGCTGTCGCGGACGCTCCATGCAGCCGCCCGCGCCTCCCTGCGCTAGGCTACCGGCGCCACTTCTGCGCGGCGGTGCCGTTGCACTCCCAGAGCTGGAGCGGGGTGCCGCTGGCGGAGTTGCCGCTCGTCACGTCCACGCACTTGTTGGCCTGCGGGTTCACCAGGTCGCCAGCGCCGGAGAGGATGAACTGCTGCGCGGGGTTGCCGTTGCAGGTGACGAGCTGGATGGCGGTGCCGTTGGCGCTGGAGCCCCAGGCCACGTCCATGCACTTGCCGAAGGCGCGCACGGTGCCGTCCGACATGAAGGTCCACTTCTGCGCGTCCGTGCCGTTGCAGTCCCACAGCTGCAAGCGGGTGCCGTCGTTGGAGTTGGAGTTCGGCACGTCGATGCACTTGTTCGCCAGGCCGATGATGGGCCCGCCGGAGCCGCCACCGCCCACCGTGGTGAGCTGCAGGCCGTAGACGCTCAGGATGGGGTTGAGCGGCTGGAAGACGGTGGTGCCGCCCGTCGTGCAGTTGCCGCCGGCGCCGGACGTCACGCCCTGGGCCTGGTTGCCGGACAGCCACGAGCCGCCGGAGTCACCGCCCTCGGCGCATGCGTTGGACAGCGTGAGGCCGTACACCGGGCCCACGTTGTAGTTCACCGTGACGTTCTTCTGCTGGATGACGCCGCAGCGCCAGCCGGTGGTGGAGCCCGAGCGACAGACGGACGCGTTGATGCCCGCCTCCTGCGACCCGTACACCAGCACGTTGCCGCCCGCGTAGTTGTTCACCCACGGCTGTGACCCCCAGGAGCCGTTGGTGCGCACCCAGGCCCAGTCATTGCCCGGGAAGGTGGACGCCACCACCGTGCCCTGCGCCACGCCGTTGACGCCGCTGGTGGTCGTGCCCGCCCCTCCGCAGTGTCCCGCCGTCACGAAGCCGCCGGACACGGGGAAGCCGATGGAGCAGCGCGCGCCCCCCGGGTAGTACGCGTCACCGCCGCGCAGGTCGTAGACGGGCTTGAACTCCTCGCGCGACGGCACCGTGCGCACCGCGGCGTGCTTCACGCCCGCCTTCGCGACGAAGTCCGTGCCGCCCGTCAGCGCGGAGTCCTGCGCCAGCACCACCACGCTGTTGGTCGTCACGTCCACGTACCAGGCGTGCACGGCGCGGCCCGCCATCCGGCTGCCCTGGTCCAGCTGCGCCTTCACCGCGTCCAGCTCCGCCAGCGTGTACTTCACCCTCTGGGGTACCGCCCCCGCGCGGCGCACCGCGTCCGCGTCCGCGTCCGTCGTCACGCCCACCACCAGCGCGCTGCCGTCCGCGTTCATCCACGCGCCGCCAAAGCGCTCGCCCAGCTCCGCGCGCAGGTGGCCCTCCACGCGCACCGCCGCGGCCTCCGACGCCAGCCGCTGCTTCGCGCCGTCCGCCGTCAGCCCCAGGTCCCGCTGCATCGCGGACAGAAGCTCCGGCGACACGTCATGCGCCAGCGCGGCCTCCGCCGGGGAGGGAGCCGCCATCGCCATCGAGGGGACGATGCTCAACGTGGCGCCAGCGAACAGCGCCGTCGCCGTGGAGAACAGACCAGGGGTCCGCTTCATCGGGTCCTGCCTTTCGTGCTTCGGGGGAGCCCGGAGCGAAACCCGACAAAGCCGTGATAGTCAATTAATTCAAGAATTACTTAAATTCTCCGACATTTTTGTGCTGCCGAAGAAAGTCTTTGAGAACAAGAAGGCCCGGCGCGTCACAGGACGCACCGGGCCTTGGGACTTGCTTCGGTGACGGGCGGAAGTCAGCGCTTCGCGCGCGGGGCCAGCGCGCGGGCGGGGGCCCGGCGGCGGCGCAGCGCGGCGGCGCCCAGGAGCAGCAGGGCGCTGGCGAAGGGCAGGGTGCCGGAGGTTCCGGACGCGCTGCAGCCTCCCGTCGCGGCCTCGGACGCGTCCGGCACGCCCGTGGGGTTCTTGGACACGGGCGTGGTGCCGGTGGTGGGGGGCTGGCCCGTGGTGGGCAGCTGGGGGGAGGGCTGCTCCGGCGTGTTCGGCGTCGGGGGGGCGATGACCGGGGTCGGGTCTTCCGCGGGGATGTTCGTGTCGTCCGGCACGGGCGTGGGCGCGGGCGTCTCCTCCACCGGCGCGGGCGCCGGCGGCATCACGTCCTCGAGCGTCGTCGCCATGGTGAAGCCGTCATGGAAGATGGACGCTTCGGGCTTGATGGCGGCGTCGCGGTACAGGCCCATCTTCAGATAGTTCAGCTCCTTGCCGAACTGGTTGGCGCCGTAGGTCTTCGGCAGCACGTGCTCGCCGTTGTGCCACAGCTCCACGAAGCCGGCCTTCTTGTCCGAAGACCACTTCACGTGCAGCACGAAGTCGTGCCAGTTGCCCTTGTCGATGGAGGTCTGCCACAGCACGGGCGTGGTGTTGCCGCCCACGCGCAGGTTGATCTTGTCCCCGCGCACGAAGAACTCCAGCGGCGGAGAGCCGCAGCAGCTCTCCTGGTGCCACTGCGTGATGACCTGCCACGAGTCATTCACGGGGTAGTTGGTGGGAAAGAGCGTGCTCCACTTGTAGTAGTACTCCTTCCCCTGCGTCTCGTGGGTCACATAGAGCAGCTCGTTGCGGTTGCCGCTGGCGCCAATGGGATCATCGCCCTGCTTCACGGTGGCCTTGAGTGCGTACCTGCCGTCACGCACCACATCCGTCACGACCTGCAAGCGGCTGTTGGCAACGGCCTGCTGCCGCGTCCATTGCGACGTGTTGCCGGTCTCGAAGTCGCCCTTCCAGAGGATGCTGGCGGATGCGAGGGCCGGCATCAGGGAGGCCGCGGCAACGAGCGTAAGGAGTCGCTTCAAACAGGGGTCCTTTCGGTCCGGGTTGGGCCAAGGGGACACGCGGCGGGAAGGAAGCCTTCCCGCTGCCACTCGCCTGCCAACCCCCTGGCGCCCGCCCGCCCGTCGGGACGCCTGGTGGGCAATGAGGGGGCCAAGGCCCTGCCGCCCGTCGCTTCCCCAGGCATGCCGAAGCGCGTGATTCCGGGTGGATGCGGGCGCTCAAACCATCCGCCGTGAGCCGCCGTGCAGGCAGGCCCCCGGGCGTCATCCCCCCAACAGCCTGACGTCCCGGCGTCCCGTCCCTCCCCCGCGCCGGACCTGGGAAGTGGGGCCTTTTTTCAAGATCGGCCGAGCAGCCCGTCTATTGGTGCGTGTATCGCCCCAGACATCCGATGCGCCTGTTGTCCCACCGCCCGCCTGCCCACCGCGTCATGAGACGCCGGGAGGCACGGGGCGAGGCCAGGTCGGCGTTCGTCGGAGGTTGGTGTAGAACCGCCCCAAGGGGCAGCAGGGGGGAGATGCCCGAGGGGACCGCATGGTGAAGCCGGCGAAGAAGAGTCTCTGGGCGCTGGCGCTGGCCCTCCCTCTCCTGGTGGGTGGGGTCGCGGCCCTGAAGCCCCGGGCGCAGCCGTCCCCCGTCCCGGACACCTTCTGGACGGAGCGCAGGGCGGCCGCCCGCATCGAGGCCCGCCTCACGCACCCGGAAGCGGACCGCTACCGTTCGCGCGCCCCCGCGGGAGGCTGCCCGGTCCCCGCCGAGCCGATGCCCCTGGGCCCGCTCGCCCGCATGGAGGCCCGGGAGGACTGGGGCGGCATCGCGGCGGCCTATGCCCTGGAGGGCGAGTGGAACCAGGCGTCCTCCTTCCTGGAGCGTCTGCCCGCCTCGCCGGAGCGCGACAGCGACCTGGCGGCGGTGGCGCTCGCCCGCGGGGACCATGAGCGCGCGCTGCGGCTGCTGGACGCGGCGCTCACCGCGAAGCCGAACCTGACGCAGGCCCTGTGGAACCGCGCGCTGGTGTTCCGGGAGATGGGGCTGACGCTGCGCGCGTCGGAGCTGTTCGAGGAGGTGGCGAAGCGCAACGAGCCGGGCTGGGGGCGTGAGGCGCACGCCCAGGCGCTGGCCCTGCGCGAGGCCACGCTGGAGCGCCAGCGCCAGTGGAAGGATGCGCGCGACGCGACGCTCGCCCTGATGGACGACCCGAAGGCGCCGCTGCCCATGGACGCGGCCCGGTACATGCCGGGCACCGTGCGCGGCGTCTTCTATGACGTGGTGCGCGCCGCCGGGTCGAAGGAGCGCGCGCTGGCGCTGCTGCCCCTGGCGAAGGAGCTGGACCGGGTACAGGGCGGCAGCGTGCTCACGGACTACGTGCAGCGCGTGGCGAAGCGGGACTTCTCCCGCCGGTCGGACGTGGCGCGCCAGTACGCGGAGACGCTGCGCGCGGGCCACGGCATCCCGGAGGCGCTGCTGGACCGGGCGCGGGTGTCCGGGGATGACGACATCTACCTGGGCGCGCTGTTGCGCACGCGCAGGGGCTCCCTGAACCACCTCAAGGACACGCTGGAGCGCATCAAGCGGCTGGAGGACCCGTGGTTCACCTACGTCGCGGACCGCGACCAGGCCTTCAAGGAGATCTCCGACGGAGCGTGGTGGAAGGCTGAACAGCGGCTCTTCGGCGCGCTCCAGCGCTGCCGCGAGAATGGCCTGTCCGTGCGCTGCCTGGAGCTGGAGAAGCGGCTGGCCATCTTCTACTACGACATGCAGCGCGTGACGGAGTCCGAGCAGCACGCGCGCGTGCTCTGGGCCGGCGCCCGGCAGCTGCGCGAGTGGGAGCTGGAGTTCAGCGCGTTGGAGGTGCTGAGCCAGGTGTCGCGCTCGCGCAACGATCTGGGCAGCGCCCGCGCCTATCTGGAGGAATGGATGGCGCGCGGCCCCACGCGCAGCTGCGCGTGGCCCCACGTGCAGCTGGCGCACCTGCACTACCTGGACCTGCGGCCCCAGGAGGCGCGGCGCGAGCTGGACATCGCCGCCGCCTGCCCGGACAACCCCATGGAGCCGGTGTTCGGCGCCACGCTCGTGGAGTTGACGCGCTCCAACTTCGGCCCCAACGACCTGGAGTGGCTCTCCCGCGTGACGACCAACGCGCTGGCGGGCCCGGTGGTGCAGGGCGGGGACCGCGTCTACGCGGACTACCTGGAGGGCCGCTTCCACCTGGACCGCGACCGCCAGAAGGGCCAGCTCCACCTGCGCAAGGCCATCGACGCGGCGGACGCCCTGCCGCGCGGCGACGCGCTGGGGCGTGAGGCCTGGGCGCTCAGCTACTCGTCGCTCGCGGTGGACGCGGGCCGCGCAGGGGAGTTCTCCAAGGTGGTGGAGCTGATGGCCGCGCAGCTGGGCACGCCCGTGCTCACGCGCTGCGCGCTGGCCGCCAGCGTCCACGCCGAGCGCACCGTGCTGGTGGCGCTGGGCCCCCACGGCGAGGTGAAGGGGCACTACGACGACACGCGCAAGGAGCCCTTTGCCCGCGCGGACTCGTCCCGGCTGGTGCCGGAAGGGCTGCGCAAGACGCTGTCCGGCTGTGACCACGTGGACGTGCTGGCGTGGGCGCCGGTCTTCGGCCGCACGGATCTGCTGCCGTCCGACATGGCGTGGAGCTTCCGCCTGGGCCGCGCCCAGGGCCCGCGTCCGGCCGCCAGCGCCCAGTCCGCGCGCCGGCTGGTGGTGGCCGGCGTGGAGGCCCCGTCGCTGTTGCAGCTGCCCCGGCTGCCCACCTGGACGCCGGACGCGGAGCCCGGGGGCGCGCCGCCCAACGTGCTGTCCGGCTCGGACGCCACGCCCTCGCGCGTGCTGGAGAGCATGGCGGACGCCACGGAGATTGAAATCCACGCGCACGGCATCACCGACCCCAGCATCTCCGGCGCGTCGCTGGTGGTGCTGTCCCCGGAGGTGAACGGCCGCTACGCGCTCACCGCGGACGTGGTGCGCGAGCAGAAGCTCAAGGGGGAGCCCACCGTCTTCCTGGCCGCGTGCAGCGCGGGCCGCACCACGGCGCTGCAGAGCACGGAGCCCTTCAGCCTGCCGGCGGCCTTCATCGACTCCGGCGCCCGCGCGGTGCTGGCCTCCACGGTGGACATCCCGGACGCGGCGGGCCGCTTCTTCGACGGCGTGCGCCGGAGGATCCACGCGGGCTCGCCCGCCGCCATCGCGCTGCGCGACGAGCGCCAGGCGTGGCTCGCGCGGGACGGGCGGGCCGGATGGACGCTCTCCGTGCTGCTGGTGGAGAAGGCGGACTGACGGACGGGCTAGGGGGGGGCATCCAGGTGCGTGTTTCCGCCAGGGACGACGAAGTGGTGGAAGGTGACGCTGGCGCTCACGTCCAGCGCCTTCACCCAGTGCCACCACCCCACGGGCAGGAACACCATGTCCCCGGGCTCCAGCACCGTCTCCAGCACCGTGGCCTCGGCGAACAGCGGGTGCGCCACCAGGTCCGGCGCGCCCGCGTCCACATGGCTGAAGGTGCCCCGGTGCGGGTACACCCGGTGACGCTCGTAGGACGGCACCAGCTTCACGTGCTTGCGCCCCATCACCTGCCCCAGCACGATGTTCATGTTGTCGTGGTGCAGCGGGGTGACGGTGCCCGCCGGGCCCAGGAGCAGCGTCATCTGATCCGCCAGGAGCGACGGGTCGATGATGCCCTCCAGCGCGCGCAGGTCCTCGCGCAGCGCGGACAGCCCCCCGTGGCTCCAGTTGTCGTTGCGCGGAACCATGTAGTAGTCGTTGGTCTCCCGGCCGGACTCCACCATCGCCAGGAAGTCCGTGAAGGGCATCCGCGAGCGGTGCCGGTCCTGCTGGGCCGCGTGCTCCGGGTTGGCGTCGCGCCCCGTCATCACCTCCACCTCCACCTGCCCGAAGTGTTCGCGGAAGTAGGGCACCGACCACTTGCCCAGCGCGGGCCAGCCCTTCATGGCCCCCCGCAGCACCACCGGCCGGTGGCCGAAGTAGTAGCGGCGGAAGAACTCCTCCGGGGCCAGCCCCTCACGCACCTCCAGGACGCGCCCGCCGTCCTGGTTACGCAGCGCGCTGTAGGTCTCCATCAGCGACTCCAGCCACCCGAAGTGCCGGGCCACCTGACGGCACGCCTGGAAGTAGGGGTGTGCCTCCGCGGCGGCCACCTCCGCCCGCGCGACTTCCAGGGGCACCCCCGCTCCCTCCAGCACCTGCTCCACCTCCTCCATGCCCACACCCAGCGCCAGATTCTCCGCCAGCCACTGGCGCCACTCCGGCCGCAGCGGGGACTTGTCCTCGTTCATTCAGAACTCCTTGAAATCCTTGAAGGATTGGCCCGGGGGGGCCCTGCTGCCGGTGTGGCGGGGCGTGGTATGGACTGCCCCATTCTGTCTTTTTCCAACCCACCTCAATGCTGACGCAGGACTTCCGTCGTACCAGGAGAAGCCATTCATGACCCCCGGAGACCCGTCCTCTCACCGCCCTGGCGCCTTCGAGCCGGACCACAGCGCTCCCCACGTGAAGGGCTCCTACGTGAACTGCGAGAACCGGGCACCGCGCCGGCGCCGCCCGCTGCCGCCGCCCTCGGTTCCCCCCCTGCTGGAGGGGGCGGAAGGCGTTCGCTGAAGGACCTGGCGTCCGGGCTTGTCTGCCCTTCCGGGCATTTTTCTCTCAAGAAACGAACCGCTCGGCGTCTTTAAACAGGAAAGCCCACCAGTCACTTCGGGGCCTTGTGTCATGGCCAACCTCTTCAACCGGGAAAAGCGCCACTTCGAGGCGTTCATCCAGCGACACCGGCCCAGCCTGCTGGCGGTGGCGCGGCGGTTGTGCGCCCGCGGCACCCTGGACCCGGAGGACCTGGTCCAGGAGGCCTTCGAGCGGGCGTTGCCGGAGTACGGCCACCTGAAGGACCGGACGGAAGCGGCGTGCGCGGCCTGGCTGTGCACGACGATGACCAACCGGTTCCTGGACCACTGCCGCCGTCAGCGCACGGAGAGCCGGGGGCTGCCGCACCTGGCGCTGGTGCAGGACCTGCCGGTGACAGGGGACGCGGACCAGGAGAACTGGGAGCTGGTGGGCAACGACGCGTTCCAGGCGGCCATCGAGCAGCTCAAGCCGCACCTCCGGGACGCGTACAAGCTTCACGCGGAAGGCCGCCGCTACCAGGCCATCGCTGAACATTTCAACGTTCCCGTGGGGACCGTGGGCAGCTGGCTGACGCTGGCGCGCCGGGACCTGAGGGAATTGCTGCTTCCGAGCGTCGCGGTGGCCCGGGAGCGGGGAGCTCAGTCATGAACGCGCATTGCACCCGGCTGCACCTCTTCATGGACGGCGAGCTGTCCGAGTCCGACGCCGAAGCGTTCCGGAACCACCTGCCGCGCTGTGCCGCCTGCGAGGGCGGCCTGAGGGACCTGCTCCAGTTGGAGCTGCTGGCGGCGCGGGCCCTGGGCACGGGCGTGGCGGAGGCGCCGGCGGCGAAGCCGGAGGGCCACGTGGTGGCGCTGGGCGCGTGGGTGCGCCGCAACGCGCGCGTGGTGGTGCCGCTGGCCATGGCCGCCAGCCTCTGCGCCATCGTCGTGCCGCGCATGATGCCCGCCGGAGAGGTGCCAGCGGTCGTCTTCCTGGAGAACCAGTCCACGCGTGAGCTGGAGGCGCGCCTTTCTGATCCGCGCGCGGACAAGCACCGTCCCTACAGCCCCATGCGCGGCGGCGCGGAAGGCGCGGAGGCGGGGAAGGTGACGCTGCCCCTGCGTCCCCTGGCGGAGATGGAGGAGCGCAGGGACTTCCGCGGCATCGTCGCGGCCTACGTGCTGCACGGCCAGTGGCAGCAGGCGCAGGCGGTGCTGGCGCGCGAGCCCGCGTCGCTGGCGCGCGACATCGACCTGTCGGTGGTGGCGCTGCAGGACGGCCGCTACCAGGACGCGCTGAACCTGCTGGACCCGGTGCTGCGCACGGACCCTCGCAACCCCCAGGCGCTGTGGAACCGCGCCATCGCGCTGCGCGAGCTGGGCCAGAAGGACCTCGCCGCGCACGACTTCAACCAGGTGGCGGACCTGGGTGAGCCGGGCTGGAGTGACGAGGCGCGCAGCCTGGCGAAGGGGCTGAACGCCTCGCGCTGAGCAGCACCTGGAAGTTCCCCCGCGCGTTGCGAGCGTCCACCACCGGGCGCTTTCGCGCGGGGCTCCGCCGCACCGCTCGGGATGACGTGACAGGCTGCCGGGGTTGCCGGAACACTCCAGGAGCCGCCCATGTCCGAGCCTTCCTCTCGCGCTTCCGCCGACTACGCGTCCACCCGCCGTGACTTCCGGTGGGAGCGGCCAGCGCACTTCAACTTCGCCACGGACGTCATCGACAGGCACGCGGCCGAGCGGCCCCAGGCCCCCGCGCTCCAGTGGTCCGACGAGTCCGGGCGCTCGCGGCGCTTCTCCTTCCAGGAGCTGAAGGAGCGCTCGCTGCACGCGGCGCGCTTCCTCACCGGGCTGGGCCTGAAGCGCGGCGACCGGGCCTTCATCCTGATGCCGCGCGTGCCGGAGTGGTGGTTCCTGGTGCTGGGCTGCATCCGCGCGGGCATCGTCTTCATGCCCGGCACGCCCATGCTCACCGCCAAGGACATCCGCTACCGGCTGGAGGTGTCCGGCGCGAAGGCCGTCCTCACCGACGCCAGCTGCCTGGACCGCTTCGAGGGCGTCGCGGGCCAGGCCCCCGGCGTGACGACGTGGGTGTCCACCGGCGACGCGCCGTCCCCCTGGACGCGCTACACGTCGGAGGCGCTGGCGGAGTCGCAGGCGACGGCGTTCCCGCCCACGAAGGCGGAGGAGCCGCTGCTCATCTACTTCACGTCCGGCACCACCGGCATGCCGAAGATGGTGCTGCACACGCAGGCCAGCTACGGCCAGGGGCACCTCATCACCGGCCGCTACTGGCTGGACCTGAAGCCAGAGGACCGGCACCTCACGCTCAGCGACACCGGCTGGGCGAAGTGCGCGTGGGGCAAGCTCTTCGGCCCGTGGAGCGTGGGCGCGTGCAACGTCGTCTACGACTTCCGCGGCCGCTTCGACCCCGCGGGCTTCCTGAAGGTGCTGGAGCGGGAGAAGGTCACCACCTTCTGCGCGCCGCCCACCGCGTGGCGCGCGCTGGTGCTCCAGGACCTGAAGGCGGTGGACCTGTCCTCGCTGCGCCACTCCCTGAGCGCGGGCGAGCCGCTCAACCCGGAGGTCATCCAGACGTGGAAGGAGGCCACCGGGCTGCACATCCGCGAGGGCTACGGCCAGACGGAGACGGTGGTCATCGTGGGCATCTTCCCCGGCATGGAGCCGCGCGTGGGCTCCATGGGCAAGCCGTCCCCGGGCTTCACCGTGGGCGTCATCGACGAGCACGGCCACGAGGTGGCGGACGGACAGGAGGGCGACATCGCCGTGCGCGTGAGGCCGGAGCGGCCGGTGGGCCTGTTCGCGGGCTACCTCAACGACGACGCGGCCAACGCCGCCAGCAGCCGGGGGGACTGGTACATCACCGGCGACCGCGCGGTGCGCGACGCGGACGGCTACCTGTGGTTCGTGGGGCGCTCCGACGACGTCATCAAGACGTCCGGCTACCGCGTGGGCCCCTTCGAAGTGGAATCCGCGCTGATTGAGCACCCTGCGGTGGCCGAGTCCGCCGTCATCGGCGTGCCGGACGACAAGCTTGGCCAGCGCATCAAGGCGTACGTGCTGCTTACGCCGGGCCACACGCCGTCACCGGAGCTCGCGCAGGAGCTGCAGGACTTCGTGAAGAAGACCACGGCGCCCTACAAG
This genomic interval carries:
- a CDS encoding S1 family peptidase; protein product: MKRTPGLFSTATALFAGATLSIVPSMAMAAPSPAEAALAHDVSPELLSAMQRDLGLTADGAKQRLASEAAAVRVEGHLRAELGERFGGAWMNADGSALVVGVTTDADADAVRRAGAVPQRVKYTLAELDAVKAQLDQGSRMAGRAVHAWYVDVTTNSVVVLAQDSALTGGTDFVAKAGVKHAAVRTVPSREEFKPVYDLRGGDAYYPGGARCSIGFPVSGGFVTAGHCGGAGTTTSGVNGVAQGTVVASTFPGNDWAWVRTNGSWGSQPWVNNYAGGNVLVYGSQEAGINASVCRSGSTTGWRCGVIQQKNVTVNYNVGPVYGLTLSNACAEGGDSGGSWLSGNQAQGVTSGAGGNCTTGGTTVFQPLNPILSVYGLQLTTVGGGGSGGPIIGLANKCIDVPNSNSNDGTRLQLWDCNGTDAQKWTFMSDGTVRAFGKCMDVAWGSSANGTAIQLVTCNGNPAQQFILSGAGDLVNPQANKCVDVTSGNSASGTPLQLWECNGTAAQKWRR
- a CDS encoding polysaccharide lyase; its protein translation is MKRLLTLVAAASLMPALASASILWKGDFETGNTSQWTRQQAVANSRLQVVTDVVRDGRYALKATVKQGDDPIGASGNRNELLYVTHETQGKEYYYKWSTLFPTNYPVNDSWQVITQWHQESCCGSPPLEFFVRGDKINLRVGGNTTPVLWQTSIDKGNWHDFVLHVKWSSDKKAGFVELWHNGEHVLPKTYGANQFGKELNYLKMGLYRDAAIKPEASIFHDGFTMATTLEDVMPPAPAPVEETPAPTPVPDDTNIPAEDPTPVIAPPTPNTPEQPSPQLPTTGQPPTTGTTPVSKNPTGVPDASEAATGGCSASGTSGTLPFASALLLLGAAALRRRRAPARALAPRAKR
- a CDS encoding DHA2 family efflux MFS transporter permease subunit yields the protein MDARRDVIQGSKTGITIAAMAAALMSVLDISIVNVALSDIRASFGTPLDQIAWVSTGYMMANVVVIPMTGWLQRRFGYRKYFTFSVLLFTLASVLCGLSWNLPSLVAFRILQGMGGGAIIPTSQAILFARYPREEHGMAGALFGLGAVTGPLLGPTVGGLLIEAASWHWIFLINVPVGLFAAYMAWRYIEQPHFEPSMEKVDRNGIALLAVGMACLQYVLEEGNREDWFDSRLITLLAVIAAIALITFVVHELETPSPVVDLRVFGNRSYSAATGVNFLVGTALFSGSFLFSLFCGSVMRYEALDIGLIFLKGSAIQVILMPLIGKFGGKVDGRYLVAFGVLGVSLSLWTNGHLATRVDEITLITPVFIRACSLGFIFVPLSVMALSNLRPEQRGNAAGLFNLTRELGGSIGTAWMSSALSRSTQANVTAVTSHVDVYGQVAQEQVAQLTGAMAAKGVLNPTGAAYGLLSQRISAQALVRAFNANFLILALLFVCALVLVAMLQKADPKVKVEGAH
- a CDS encoding LysR family transcriptional regulator ArgP; the encoded protein is MLDYPLLEALAAVVREGSFERAARVLHVTPSAVSQRVKLLEERLGQTLVVRAQPCRPTATGAVLCGHAEQVALLEHELRTRLPEVGTSPGPRPTLRLAANADSVATWLVRALAGFTSRHAVLFNLAVDDESHTVELLRSGSVLGAVTSQAEPVQGCRSTRLGAMRYLATCSPDFHRRHFSSGVTGAALAGAPCLRFDTKDALQRTFLRRLTRARVEPPTHWVPSPHGFVDACLAGMGWGMNPEPLIREELRAGRLVELVAGRHLDVVLYWQQGRLASPLAEELSRTLHAAARASLR
- a CDS encoding LysE/ArgO family amino acid transporter, whose protein sequence is MELSPLLRGAGLGASLIVAIGAQNAFVLRQGLLRAHVPLVVGVCVAGDVLLIAAGVAGMGQLIVKLPWLVLVTKWCGAAYLAWFGVTSLLRALRPDRAALEAAGGREAGSGRTLRTALALTFLNPHVYLDTVVLLGSVAAREGGHGAPLFGAGAMAASCAWFSGLGFGARYLAPLFARPLAWRLLDGVIGLVMLALAASLLA